The DNA window TATCTTTATTGACAATAAACGCCATGGTGCCTTGTTGCTTAGCCACATCCACAACCAATTTATTTAAAAAGCCCAATTTCATATCAGCGCCAATCATGCCTTGTTGAATGCGCTGTACCATACTGATCCAATAAATATTGGCGTTCGCTTCGTCAGGATACGGCTCAGTGATCGCGGGGGTCTGTGCATTACGGCCATCTTTATAGTAACTGCGCGTGCGAATATCCCCTTCAAATTTATGATCCGGCCAGCTGGCACTGGTCAAGTTCCAATAAGCATCGCCGCTTTACTCAAGACCAATAAAAGAACTGCCCGTATTCAGTGTGGTCGCAAAAATCGAACTTAATTCGATAAAGTCTTGTGGGCTATTCGCTGGTAAATCCGCAGATTTATATTTTTCGCCAATGCCTTTCAGCCCCATGACCTTTTCGTGAATAAACTGTTGAACTAATGCTGCTTGATCCGCAACCAACAATTTATTTTCGTGCAATATTTGCGTTTTCAGGTCCTTCTCTTGATTTCGATAAGAAAGATAATTTGAAATGGTGACCGACACACTCACTAATAAGAGTATGGACATCATCAATATTAATTTAAGTCCGAGTTTCTTCATATTACGTCCCTACTACAAAGATAAAAAATCATTTCCGGCGAGTATATACAGATATATCGACCGCTTTAATATAAAGTTTAATTTCTTGTTATTTTATGCGATGTTGCATAACGAGTTGCACAGTGGCCCACCGATAGGTAACGCGTCGCACTTACGAATCCCCTCATAATTTCTATATAAAACAATGAGTAGACGCACATCGCTCATTCTGATCTAATGAATTTCGCCAAAAACACACTTGATTCAATGAATTTAATAGGGAGCCCTAACGATGCGCGATGTTCAAATTCTACAGCAAACTCTTGAAAACCAATGCCCTGGTATTCACAAAAAACGACTTAGATCTCTTATGCTTGCAACCAGAGCGGTACTGGGCGGCTCTGATCTCACCCTCACTAAAATTGGACGAGCTCTCGACACTGATACCACGGTGAAACATGCCATCAAACGTATTGACCGATTGCTTGGTAATCGCAGTCTACATCGTGAAAAAGAGTCCATATATAAATGGCATGCGTCCCTTATTACCCGAGCCAATCCTTTTCCTGTACTACTGGTTGATTGGTCGGATGTTCGTGAGCAACTGCGCTATATGACATTGCGAGCTTCGATATCCGTTAAAGGTCGCGCCGTCACGCTTTATGAACAGGCATTTGAGTACAAAAACTACAACTCACCCAAGAGCCATCAGCACTTTCTCGATAAGCTTCAATCCTTGCTCCCCCAAGGTTGCACCCCTATCATTATCTCCGACGCTGGCTTTAGAAATACGTGGTTCAGGCAAGTCGCCAACAAAGGTTGGTTCTGGCTTGGGCGTGTACGGGGCGAAGTCTCGATTAAGTGTGGCGAGAGCGCTTGGCAATGGAATAAAGCCTTTTACCCTCAAGCGACTGATAAGCCGCTGTTTTTAGGAGAAAGCCAACTGGCTAAGCGCTCACCGCTTCAGTGCTTTGCTTACTTATACAAGAGTCATCCCAAAGGCAGAAAAGCCCATCGGCATAGTCGAACCTGTCAGAAACACTCGGCTGGAAAAGTGTTCCATAAAGGAGCGAAAGAGCCTTGGCTTCTGGTCACTAACATCCCCAACCATGTACTTAACGGCATTAAAATTACCCGTTTGTACGCCAAAAGAATGCAAATTGAAGAGTCGTTCCGAGATCTAAAAAGTCCAGCCTACGGGTTGGCGCTTCGCCATAACCGAACACGTTGCACCAAACGTATTGATATCTTGTTGCTCATGGCATTGATGGCCGAAATCATCATGTGGTGGAATGGCTTAATCGCCATGCAAGCCAAATGGCATTATGACTTCCAAGCCAACACCATCAAGCATCGCCGTGTGCTCTCCATTCCTAGACTTGGTAAGGAAGTACGTTGCCACCGAAGATACCGAATACAAGAGTCCCAATATCATTGGGCAATGGTCGAATATCAACGCCTTACGCATACCTGTGGGTTGGGGGAATTATGAGGGGATCCGCCAGCGCGTCGCATACCCGATCGGGCAATATGAAGTATGGAGCAATCACCGTCTAGCGTTATCAAGCTAACAGGCGTAAAAAAGGGAAGCACAATGGCTTCCCTTTTGGTTTTCTCTCAACGTGGTGACTACAGCGTAAATCGTTTGACCAATTGATGAAGGTGTTCCGCCAATTTAGCAAGCTCTTTACTGGATATCGTCGTCTGCTCTGACCCTTCTGATGTCTGAACGGACAGATCGCGAATATGGGTAATATTTTTATCCACACTCTGTGCGACCGTCGCTTGCTCTTCTGCAGCACTCGCAATGGTGGCATTCTGATCATTAATTCCCGAGACCAATGATGAGATTTCTTCAAAAGCTTCACCGGCTTCTCGAGCGATATCGAGCGTGGTACCAGCCATGGCGTTACTCTTGTTCATGCTTTGCACGGCTTTATCGGTTTCAGAGCTGACCGTATTCATCATCTCTTCGATGTCTGTCGTAGAGGTTTGCGTGCGATGCGCGAGCGCTCTCACTTCATCGGCCACCACCGCAAACCCACGGCCGTTTTCCCCTGCTCGCGCGGCTTCAATGGCGGCATTTAATGCTAATAAGTTAGTTTGTTCGGCAATTTCCCGAATCACTCCCAGCACTTTACCAATATTTTGTATTTCTTTTGCAAGAGAAACCACACCTTGCTCTGATGCGCCAATCTCATGTTTCAAGAGATCCACGGTTTTGATGGTTTCGCCAATCTTCACTCGGCCTTGTTGTGACTTTTCATCCACCACTTCTGAATTATCGCGTGCCGAGTTAGCACTGCGCGCCACTTCATCGATCGCCGTGGTTAACTCACTCACCGCGGTCGCGGCATAGTTCACTTCATCACTTTGTTGTGTAATGTATTGCGATGATTGAGCGGTCACAGCACTTAATTCTTCAGAGGTCGCCGCCAACTGCTGAGATGAATCCGAAATCAATGACAGCGCATTTTGCAATTGGGCCTGCATATCAGCAAGCGCTTTGATCATTTGCGCGGCTTCATCTTTGCTGTCGTCTGCGAATTTTTCCGTCAGATCACCAGAAGCAATGGTCTTGGCGATTTCCACCGAGCGGTTTAATGGTATCGTCAAACTGCGGGTATAAAATAGCCCCATAAAACCCATTAAAACTAACGTGACAGCAATACCAATAATCAACGCGTTTTTCGATTGCTCATAACTTCGCGTGGCACCATTATTATCATCGTCTGAACGTTGTTTTTGAAACGCCATATACTCATCCAGCGCTTTTCTTAAATTGACGGCGGCGGGCATCACGGATTGATCACGGTACTGAATGAATTCGTCCATCTTATTGTCACGTGCTAATGCAAATAGCTGAGGTAAATCGTCCATCATTTGATCATTGAACGATTTCACATCCTCAAATAGCTTTTGAGATTCCGCGCTATCTGAATACTTTTCCATGGTCTTTTCACTGGCATCGTATCGTTTCACTATTTGCTCGACCTGACCAATCAAATTATCAACCGTCTGCAAATCTTTCGCATCGGAAATGGTGTTAATACGCACCTGCATCAACAACACGGCATTCGACATCTCGGACACGGTCATGATCGCTGGCATCCGGTGCAGAGTGAGCACGTCCGTCGTATCATTAAGTTTTGATAATTGCGAAGCAGCAAAAACCCCGAGTCCCACCGTTATCAGTCCAATAATGCCAAACAATAACGACGTCCTGACTCCTATTTTTATGTTTCTAATCATGCTTGTCTCCAATTCAGCATTGATCTTGCCTAATACCATTTATAAGGCTATCAATTAGAGTAGATTGTCGGACTCGACTTTGCCAACGAAAAATACGCTCATGAAATGTGGGCTTTCGTTACTATTATGCAGGGATTACCAATGGGTAGGTTCAATAGAGTAAAATATAATTTTACTCTATTTATTAGATAGATAAATGAAATGCACAGCATGAACACACGTATTATGATGACGCAATAGCACGTGTATTCACTGACTATTTAGATGACTGGCTGCGAATTTCTAACAATTTCTTACGAAAAAAATGCCATTTGACGAAATGAGACACGCTCATTACTAAGGGAAACACAATGATGGGTAAGATCATATCGTGTGTTGTCATTTCATCGGTAAACTTAGTTAACGCGATAAATAGCACTGCGGTCAATAAACCAAACTTCAATCCCCCATCAATAAATGTGTAGCGCCATTTCCCCATATTGACGATTTTTTCTAAGCGGGTTTGCATCGCTTGGGACATACATACTCCTAACACTGTATTCTTGGTAACCCATCAGTGGTTACTCACTAAAGAGCCGAAGCTCCAGACCTTTCATCACAACAGACAAGTGAACTAATCTTAACTGCACGTTGTCTCATGACTATCCATTGGTTGGGCGATATTTTTAACACAACGCGGTGTCTTAGGTCCAATTAAAGGTAAGTTCACAAAATTAATTAATACTTATCCATAAAAGTGTCATTATTTATCACTATGATAAGATAACGTATCACTTAGGTTAAATGCAGAGAATATGACGAATCCACTGTTTTTCATCACCAGTTCCGTGCTCGTGTGTTTGTTGTTAACCACCACGCTCGATATCGACATCCTCACACGTTACGCGGATCACTTATCCCTTTTGGCGTTTATGCCCAGCATTGGCATTCTCTGTTATGGGCTGTTCGATCACATCGATTCTCGCTACCTACATGTGTCATCTCGTCAATCATCACAACGAGATATACAATGGGCATTGCGTCATTTATGTGTTCAGCATGTCCCCTTCAAAGCCATATTCAAAGGCGATATAATGATGTTGGTCCCGAAGCACTTTTTCTTGGATCAAGTCGCCGCCCCCTCAGAAAAGTCGCATATTTACGTCTTGCAATTGACCATGGATAAACATCGTAAAGTGGTTCACTGTAGCGACCGATTTATTCGTACGTCTGACATCGTCACCTTCGAAACCTTGGAACGGTGTTTTAGTGAGCCTGCTCGCTGTACCTATAGTAAATTCACCCTCTTCGATGAACGTCAACAAGATGTATCTTTAAGTGCCAATATGGTCCAAAAGCAGTTAAAAGCACTCATCAATGACCAAGGTTGGTCACTCAAACTGTGCTGATTGACCACTGACCAATAAAAAAGGGTAAACCTGCGTTTACCCTTTTATTTTTCTAAGTCATTTTGCTTTTAGTGAACATCGATGAATTCACGCTGTGAAGCCGAACCAACATAGCACATTCCCTCTCTTTTTTGTGAGAGTTTTGTCAATAAAAGCCCGAATACTGCGCGCTTTAGTGAACACTCTCCGCGATGATTTTTTAACTTGCGTAATGAGCAGCTCCCACCCTGTCATCATAATCAGGTCCCAGCGCTCAAAGCACCAAGAGTCACTGGATGAATCAGAGAATGGTTAGCTCGCCTCCAAGTCTGAACGGCTTGTCAACGGCACACTTTTATTGCAATCTGTCTCATATTGGTACGGCACTAGAGAATCGCTCGCCCCCAATTGCCTCAATCATAAGACGCCATATAGGAATAAGGATACCCAATGTCAGTTCGCGATCGTCTGCTTGCCCTCACCATTATTTTGGTCTGGGGCGTCAATTTTGTGGTCATCAAAGTGGGGCTACAAGGTGTTCCCCCATTGCTGCTCGCAGGGTTACGTTTTCTCTTAGTGGCTTTTCCGGCGATATGTTTCTTCGCGCGCCCGAAGTTACCACTAAAATGGATGTTTCTTTATGGTATGACCATCAGTTTTGGCCAGTTTGCTTTGCTCTTTTGGGCCTTAAGTGCCGGACTATCCGCGGGGTTAGCGTCATTACTTTTGCAAGTCCAAGCCTTTGTCACCATTTTACTTAGCGCCCTGTTATTTAAAGAACGCATTCGTAAGCATAATGGCATTGCGATGCTCGTCGCGACCATCGGTATTGTGTTATTAGCAACCGCGCCAGAAGTGGGGAAAACCTCCATCACATGGTTGACATTGGCACTCGTTCTGGGCGCTGCCTGTTCGTGGGCGTTAGGCAACATTAACAATAAAGTGATTCTCTCGAATTACACCGTCCCAACGATGTCTTTGATTGTATGGAGTGCCATTTTCCCAATGATGGCGTTCTTTATTTGCTCTTATTATATTGAGGGGCCAGATCTCATCGTAGCCGCATTACAACATATTCAATGGCATAATATCGGCGCATTAGTGTATCTTTCCTTAATGGCCACAATTGTCGGTTACGGTGGTTGGAGTTATTTATTGAGCCGCTATCAAACCTCACTGATTGCGCCACTATCGCTGCTTGTTCCAGTATTTGGATTACTATCCGCATGGCTGCTATTAGGTGAAACATTAAGTCTACAACAATGGATTGGGGCCGTGATTGTCGCAGCAGGCTTGGTATATAATACATTTGGTGCCAAGACAGTACCTTCGGTAAAAGCGGCCACCGTGGAGTCATAACTCAGCCGCAAAGACACCTGTCCATATAATGAAAAACCCAGCCAAATGCTGGGTTTTACTTATTCAATGGTCTGAACGACCGCTCGCGGATTGAGATTATTGCACCTGCGAGACCCAGGCATCCGTTTTAAACCATTTATGATAAATACGATCGTAAGTCCCGTCGCCACGCACTTGCTTCATGTAGTTATTTAATAAATTCAAAAAGTCTTGATCACCACGGCGAATCGCCCATCCCATCGGTTCATAGGTAAACGGTTGATCTAGGTGAATCACTTTGCCTTTATGTTGAGCCGCATACATTGCGTTGTAGGGCAGATCGTAAACAAAGGCATCGGCTTTATGATTCATGACTTGCAGAACGGCATCGGCTGACGTATCAAACAAATCCACTTTGGCTTTATAAAGGTATTTTTTGGCCCCTTGTGCCCCCGTCGTTCCCATTTGTGTAGCAATGGTATATTTAGGATCGTTCAAGTCACGGTAACTGTGAATTTTATCTTTCAGTTTCGGCGAGATAAGAACCGTTTGACCCATCTTAATGTAAGCATCGGCAAATAACACATTCAAGTTACGTTTCGGGGTGACCGTCATCCCAGCAATAAAATCACACTTCCCCGTTTTTAAGGCT is part of the Vibrio zhugei genome and encodes:
- a CDS encoding IS4 family transposase, coding for MRDVQILQQTLENQCPGIHKKRLRSLMLATRAVLGGSDLTLTKIGRALDTDTTVKHAIKRIDRLLGNRSLHREKESIYKWHASLITRANPFPVLLVDWSDVREQLRYMTLRASISVKGRAVTLYEQAFEYKNYNSPKSHQHFLDKLQSLLPQGCTPIIISDAGFRNTWFRQVANKGWFWLGRVRGEVSIKCGESAWQWNKAFYPQATDKPLFLGESQLAKRSPLQCFAYLYKSHPKGRKAHRHSRTCQKHSAGKVFHKGAKEPWLLVTNIPNHVLNGIKITRLYAKRMQIEESFRDLKSPAYGLALRHNRTRCTKRIDILLLMALMAEIIMWWNGLIAMQAKWHYDFQANTIKHRRVLSIPRLGKEVRCHRRYRIQESQYHWAMVEYQRLTHTCGLGEL
- a CDS encoding methyl-accepting chemotaxis protein, with translation MIRNIKIGVRTSLLFGIIGLITVGLGVFAASQLSKLNDTTDVLTLHRMPAIMTVSEMSNAVLLMQVRINTISDAKDLQTVDNLIGQVEQIVKRYDASEKTMEKYSDSAESQKLFEDVKSFNDQMMDDLPQLFALARDNKMDEFIQYRDQSVMPAAVNLRKALDEYMAFQKQRSDDDNNGATRSYEQSKNALIIGIAVTLVLMGFMGLFYTRSLTIPLNRSVEIAKTIASGDLTEKFADDSKDEAAQMIKALADMQAQLQNALSLISDSSQQLAATSEELSAVTAQSSQYITQQSDEVNYAATAVSELTTAIDEVARSANSARDNSEVVDEKSQQGRVKIGETIKTVDLLKHEIGASEQGVVSLAKEIQNIGKVLGVIREIAEQTNLLALNAAIEAARAGENGRGFAVVADEVRALAHRTQTSTTDIEEMMNTVSSETDKAVQSMNKSNAMAGTTLDIAREAGEAFEEISSLVSGINDQNATIASAAEEQATVAQSVDKNITHIRDLSVQTSEGSEQTTISSKELAKLAEHLHQLVKRFTL
- a CDS encoding EamA family transporter, giving the protein MSVRDRLLALTIILVWGVNFVVIKVGLQGVPPLLLAGLRFLLVAFPAICFFARPKLPLKWMFLYGMTISFGQFALLFWALSAGLSAGLASLLLQVQAFVTILLSALLFKERIRKHNGIAMLVATIGIVLLATAPEVGKTSITWLTLALVLGAACSWALGNINNKVILSNYTVPTMSLIVWSAIFPMMAFFICSYYIEGPDLIVAALQHIQWHNIGALVYLSLMATIVGYGGWSYLLSRYQTSLIAPLSLLVPVFGLLSAWLLLGETLSLQQWIGAVIVAAGLVYNTFGAKTVPSVKAATVES
- a CDS encoding transporter substrate-binding domain-containing protein, translated to MTARTLQQYCRHFLVGSALAGAALASFSASAKVDTINHIQKTGELRLCFEAGYIPFEMTAKDGRYVGFDIDLAKHLARSLGVKFVPVNTAWDGIVPALKTGKCDFIAGMTVTPKRNLNVLFADAYIKMGQTVLISPKLKDKIHSYRDLNDPKYTIATQMGTTGAQGAKKYLYKAKVDLFDTSADAVLQVMNHKADAFVYDLPYNAMYAAQHKGKVIHLDQPFTYEPMGWAIRRGDQDFLNLLNNYMKQVRGDGTYDRIYHKWFKTDAWVSQVQ